The DNA sequence TAATATTTGTGTAATGGATCAGTTTAGCATGTAAATGAGTTGGATCATCTAAGTGTTTGTGTGTTTGTGATGATTAAGAAGGTTGTTAACttgtttttggttgtttttgaTTGTTTCTGAATGTGTTTGTATATCTGATCATGTCTAGAACTGAGAATATGGATTTGTGCATGTTGTGATGTGACTATATGAGATTCACTTTGTTCTGATTTATGAAATTGTGTGAATTATGCTGTAAGACTGTGTGTTATTGGAATTGTTTCGATGCTCGGAGTTTGATAGTAATTGGCATCTTGTATTTTAGGGAAGTGTAGGAGAGTTTATTGTACATGATCAAGGCCTTAAATGTATCTTTTAATCATGAGAAGCTCGACCCGAGTGTTTCTGTATACTGGAAATGCATGATTTGTTTTGGAAATGGTTAAATTATGATTATGTACTGTTTGTGTGCGTAATCATGTCCTATAACGGTGGATGTTGTTATGATTCATTGTTGCATGAAGtaattgatttcttggtttttgGCTAATTTGTTTTCAGGAAATAGAGATGAGTTCTGTCCAGGGACACGTCATCTCACCTGTCGGGGTCCGTGGAAAACAAACTAAAGTCCACTCGCCGCCTGCCAATGGTCTTGTCCAGAGACACGTCATCTTCCCTGTCGCAGTCTCTGCAAAACAAACTAAAGTCCACACGCCGCCTGCCAATGCTCTTTTAAGGAAAGATGAAATTTCAAGTGGATTCTGGGGTGTGAAAGGAGTAAGTTGTGGTAAGACTAATGTTGGTGATCGACTGGTTAACTGTAGTTTAAGCTCATCGTCCGATGGTCGTGGTAGCATGGCTGGAAATTATGATGACTATGCAGTGGAATATGTTTATTGCAGCGTCATGAATGCTGGTGAGTACTTGCAGATTTTAGCACATTTTCAAATATCACCTCCCCTTTCGcggtttttctttttaaagGGAACAATATATGTATGCATCTATATTGTCTTGTATGTTGTTTGGACCAGAACTTGGAAATTTGAGATATTGTGTTTACTAATTTCAACAATACGAAAACAAGCATTAATTATATTGGTTATGAGAGGGGAGAAGGGGATAACAGAAATTAAGATTTCAGTCTTCGGGTTTCCTCTCATTTTAAAGTCAAATTTGGAATATGAAAAATGAGTGCCTATATCCAGAATTAacaattttgaagaaaatatctTTCCTTAAGTATCTCAGCTTCTTTAAAATCAGTCTCTCTATCGTCCGTGGTAAATAGGTGCTCTAGTGTGCATCTGTGCCTTGCTCAATATATCTGGACATTGTCTTGATGATTTAAAGGTATTTTAAGTATGTTATAATTTTGGTGTTTGAATCCTTATGTATGTAAAAAGCCATGAAGTATAATCAAAGTGACGTGTATCTTTGTGTTTCTTAATATAGTTGAGGTGAAGAGTAGTGAAAAGGATGGTTTCGTGATCAAATTGATCAGTGGTCGGCTTTTAAGATGTGCCCATATCAATCCTCTGGCAGGGAAGCCACCTGAACTTTCTCCTCACCCAGCAATTGTACTAAGGATGGAAGATGGGACTGGTCTTCTCCTTCCCGTTCTCGCTAGTATGTTCATAATTATTGCAGTATATCTACAATTCGGGATTCTTTCTTTCgaagtttaaatttataaagtCAGTACTGTTTCATGACTTCAGTTGTTTTCTATCTACTTGTTTACTAACGCAGTGGAGATGGAGAGTAAGTTGGCAGTGTTAGCACTGAGAAATGCCGAAAAAGTATGTGTCTCTTTATTATAGCTTGTATGTCATACCTTTAAGCATCAAATTTAAATCAATGCTCAAGCTGGTGATTCTTACAGTCTAGGCCTACTATATATGGAGATATGATGACAATGGTTGAAAAAATGGGTTATAAGGTAAGTTTATGCCTGTTTTGTGGAACTTAACTTTTTCTGGGTACAAGACTAGTTTGGCATGTTAAGTCTTATCGAATTTATATCTCGCTTCTCTTCACTTGTATACAGGTGAAACTTGTTCGTATCACAAAGAGAGTACATCAAGGATTTTTTTCACGGTTATACCTAACAAAGGCATGCATCTAGCACACCCTTGTGATCTTATTAAAATTCTGTCGTCATCTGTCTGGATTAGTCCTTCGACTGACAAATAGTGTTTCTGACCTCAGTTGGGAGACGAATCACAGAACATGACATTTGACGTGAGACCCCCTGACGCAATTAATATTGCTTTGAGATGCAAGGTATCGTTGCATATCATTATCAAGGTTCATTGATTGAACTTGCTGGTTAGTTCGAGTCGATCTAGtttaatatgaattattaatcCTGTACTATTTGGTGAGAGATCCATACCAGACTTAATGTTATCTTAGGATAGTATATaggaaaatataatatagatcTGCACTGCTGTAGTAGGCTGAATCATATACTGTAATAAAATCGCACAAAGTGAATCACTGCCTACTGGTAAATGGCTAGTACAAAAACCAAGCAGATGGTTGTGCTTGTTTTAAGTCCACTGACTTCTGTTACCTCTTCTCTGTAGGTACCAATCCTGGTTAACAAGAATTTGGCTTATAGACATGGAATGAGAGTCATCAAGACTTTATATCATGCAGCTTTACCGGAGAGTGTCATACCAAAAAGAGACTGGTACACTCTACCTGCTTGATATTTACTTAAATGGTGTATAGCAGTAAATTCATTGAGATTCATAGGTGTTCTATTGCGATATTctgaatacacacacacacacacacatatatatatatactaatatatttGTGAAACTTTTTATGGATAATCAATTTGTTTTTGATAACGATGATAACTACTATTCAACACAACACACATGTGTTGAAGGTGCGTTATATGAAAAATTCATTTATgtgtttcttttaaaataaaatagtgatgttttttgaattattttcaaCATGGGCACAATATAAAGTAATGAACAACACTTAGGAAAAtgttttacacacacacacacacacatgtatataaATGTATGCAAGTTTAGGGTACAAGAGCTCTAGTTTTGGTGTGTTCTGTAGACATTAATGACTCGACACAAGTTCTATAGATGTTCATTTTTACTTTTCAAGTGGCATCttatgaaattttttgataatcaTACGTGTTTACAGACTGGAGTAACTGAAATATACTTTGAAAGTAATGAACTGAATTTTGTGATTTGTGTATCTGATTAAGATATCTAATTAAGAAATTCTGCTGTCAGGCGTCGTGAAGCCTTTGAAGCTGCTCTTATCAACAGCATGTTGTTTGCCCTTGGCCAGGGGCGCTACGAAGAGGCTGGTATTGTCATAATTTATCCTTTTATGACTTCGTGTGGATCATACATACTGAAAAACTTGCACTTCACATTTTACATGCTTACTTACAGTCTACAACCTGCACTAGACATGTTGCATATGTGGCGACAATTCCCCCTCTAGGTTTCTGTAAAGAATGTATACTACACCAAATTTTTCGCAGAGACCATGAACATGCTTTATATGTTACAGGATATCATGAACTGAGCATCTGAATTGAGATAGGAAAAATAGGATCGGGTTTAAAATGGCATGAAATACCATTTAATTAATCATATTAATGCTTTAGCTAATCGATGAAACTGAATGGCCTTGTCACCTGTGTTGACTGATAATAGATTTGCAAACGAAAGGAGTGATTCTGTTTTTCCTTTGATCTATTAAACTGGAATTTTACGAGTACAGA is a window from the Daucus carota subsp. sativus chromosome 8, DH1 v3.0, whole genome shotgun sequence genome containing:
- the LOC108198655 gene encoding bifunctional nuclease 1, encoding MPTFSCLSKHTSLKQQKQLVFLKFLSVCCSHLEIEMSSVQGHVISPVGVRGKQTKVHSPPANGLVQRHVIFPVAVSAKQTKVHTPPANALLRKDEISSGFWGVKGVSCGKTNVGDRLVNCSLSSSSDGRGSMAGNYDDYAVEYVYCSVMNAVEVKSSEKDGFVIKLISGRLLRCAHINPLAGKPPELSPHPAIVLRMEDGTGLLLPVLAMEMESKLAVLALRNAEKSRPTIYGDMMTMVEKMGYKVKLVRITKRVHQGFFSRLYLTKLGDESQNMTFDVRPPDAINIALRCKVPILVNKNLAYRHGMRVIKTLYHAALPESVIPKRDWRREAFEAALINSMLFALGQGRYEEAVFLRAIILEYIAYMNYKKNKKT